In Xenorhabdus nematophila ATCC 19061, one DNA window encodes the following:
- a CDS encoding cysteine desulfurase family protein gives MNINENSTGIIYLDHCATTPCFPEVADMMRFYMDCEFGNPSSAHVMGRRARHAIDNATQQVASLIGARPEEIIFTSGATEANNIALFSSFAHNESAPTGALLCPIDHKSVLHVGKELARRGLAVDYLAVAANGRVQPEDVMAKLTSATRIVSIAHVNSELGTVQPVDEIAAITHRSGAWLHVDAVQSVGKVPVNVKNTGIDMLSFSAHKLRGPKGIGALFVDARIAARLRPFIYGGGQNPLRSGTLPTPLIVGFGLACQMIQSTLIQRQTRVNALRDYFIARLRQRVPDAVLNTDISCSSPYIVSVQFEGIASEALISGLHQVAISSGSACNSAELQPSHVLTGIGLSTAQANASVRFCLDPDLDNAVLDTAIEHLVFRLNSIR, from the coding sequence ATGAATATCAATGAAAACTCGACTGGCATCATCTATCTAGATCATTGCGCCACAACCCCATGTTTTCCTGAGGTTGCCGACATGATGCGGTTCTATATGGACTGTGAATTTGGTAACCCTTCCTCTGCACACGTCATGGGACGTCGGGCTCGACATGCGATTGATAATGCAACGCAACAAGTTGCGTCTCTCATCGGTGCTCGCCCAGAGGAGATTATCTTTACATCGGGTGCTACGGAAGCGAACAACATCGCACTTTTCTCAAGTTTTGCTCACAACGAAAGCGCTCCTACAGGGGCGCTACTTTGCCCCATTGATCACAAGTCTGTATTACATGTCGGCAAAGAATTAGCTCGCCGGGGCCTTGCTGTCGATTACCTTGCAGTTGCTGCCAATGGTCGAGTGCAACCGGAAGATGTCATGGCTAAACTGACATCCGCCACTCGTATTGTCAGCATTGCTCACGTGAATTCTGAATTAGGCACGGTTCAGCCGGTGGACGAGATCGCCGCTATCACGCATCGGTCAGGTGCCTGGCTACATGTGGATGCTGTTCAGTCGGTTGGCAAAGTTCCCGTGAACGTTAAGAACACTGGGATTGATATGCTTTCATTTTCCGCTCACAAGCTACGGGGACCGAAAGGAATTGGAGCACTCTTCGTTGATGCACGTATAGCTGCGCGTTTGAGGCCATTCATTTATGGCGGAGGTCAGAATCCTCTGCGCAGCGGCACGTTACCAACGCCACTGATTGTAGGGTTCGGCCTTGCGTGTCAAATGATTCAATCGACCCTGATTCAACGCCAAACAAGAGTCAATGCACTAAGAGACTATTTCATTGCTCGTCTTCGTCAAAGAGTGCCGGACGCCGTATTGAATACAGATATCTCCTGTAGTTCCCCATATATAGTGAGCGTTCAGTTCGAAGGCATCGCTTCAGAGGCGCTAATATCCGGGTTGCACCAGGTAGCTATTTCGTCAGGTTCAGCCTGCAACTCCGCAGAATTACAACCCTCACATGTTCTTACAGGCATTGGCTTGAGCACAGCTCAAGCCAATGCGTCGGTTCGGTTCTGTCTAGATCCAGATCTTGATAATGCTGTGCTGGACACTGCAATCGAACACCTTGTCTTCCGCCTAAATTCTATTCGTTAG
- a CDS encoding LPD16 domain-containing protein, with product MQQISISNSHSLVQSEAELFDLILNEVTNTPHSDLVIMAGHFMLFLDEAQGCLVPGIIEENTSLMHERIARRVGIFPGYTWELGVRIAERLEHQFEAIKFLLLINDWQYVSLNNGPASELRRVFYEQFSELPASYSSVLKRSGQFSEQNILASRKHPVAYPETWLKYRFQKSADKLVKAGLLNRRVLDDGPDAGTEISLVDENGDYRPLITCGVTGCAGEITEMIAEVYKAQHRLLVIFAPSECFQPVKTGVSTALSLYGLPGMKVIIADPGGSGEMQPQEIYSKLVNIVVFTS from the coding sequence ATGCAACAAATCAGCATTTCAAACAGCCACAGCCTGGTTCAATCCGAGGCTGAGTTATTCGACTTGATTCTCAACGAAGTGACTAACACTCCGCATTCGGATCTTGTCATTATGGCGGGGCATTTCATGCTCTTTCTTGACGAAGCTCAAGGATGTCTTGTACCAGGGATCATTGAAGAAAATACCTCACTTATGCATGAACGAATTGCGCGACGCGTAGGAATCTTTCCTGGATATACCTGGGAACTTGGTGTTCGAATCGCAGAGCGGCTTGAACATCAATTCGAAGCGATCAAATTCCTGCTACTCATCAACGATTGGCAGTATGTTTCGCTCAACAACGGACCGGCATCTGAACTAAGACGTGTCTTCTACGAACAATTTTCAGAGCTTCCGGCTTCGTATAGTTCTGTTTTGAAGCGGAGCGGACAATTCTCCGAACAAAACATACTTGCCAGCCGAAAGCACCCTGTTGCTTATCCAGAGACTTGGTTGAAATACCGATTCCAGAAAAGCGCTGATAAGTTAGTAAAAGCAGGGCTGCTAAATCGTCGTGTTCTTGATGACGGTCCTGATGCCGGAACCGAAATTTCCCTTGTGGATGAAAATGGTGACTATAGACCTCTCATTACCTGTGGTGTGACTGGATGTGCAGGAGAAATCACCGAGATGATTGCTGAGGTTTACAAGGCGCAACATCGTCTTCTGGTGATCTTTGCCCCCAGCGAATGCTTTCAACCTGTCAAAACAGGAGTAAGCACTGCGCTTTCCCTGTATGGGCTTCCGGGTATGAAGGTGATTATTGCAGATCCAGGTGGAAGCGGGGAAATGCAGCCACAAGAGATCTACTCGAAGCTTGTTAACATTGTGGTTTTCACTTCCTGA
- a CDS encoding class I SAM-dependent methyltransferase, with amino-acid sequence MTTQTSPSSHSSGFYERAFGNFSAEAVSEVRKETYGEDLGQNNWSPVDEFRKFSQWLQLSDRSHVLDICSGSGGPALFLVRNSGCRVTGVDIHPDGLVTSRQLAVDLGLESRSNFVDSDVRQPLPFSDGTFDALWCIDSVIHIPNRLALLREWYRLLKPGGRFLYTDPTLVTGILSKDEIVLRGMPGYFLYTPLGLNERLIEEAGLCLEMQADLTQSVVELSERWHAAREKRRAQLTAIEGEEAFERMQNFLSTTQLISIERRLSRSAFVGYRP; translated from the coding sequence ATGACTACGCAAACCTCTCCCTCAAGCCACAGCTCTGGTTTTTACGAACGAGCTTTTGGTAACTTTTCCGCTGAAGCCGTGTCTGAGGTACGTAAGGAAACCTATGGAGAAGACCTGGGGCAGAACAACTGGTCCCCTGTTGACGAGTTTAGAAAGTTCTCTCAATGGCTTCAATTGTCCGACCGCTCACATGTGCTGGACATATGCAGTGGCTCTGGGGGGCCGGCGCTGTTTCTCGTGAGGAACAGTGGCTGCAGGGTGACGGGTGTCGACATTCATCCAGACGGTCTTGTTACCTCTAGACAACTTGCAGTAGATCTCGGGCTGGAATCCCGGAGTAACTTTGTTGACAGTGATGTTCGTCAGCCTCTGCCATTTTCCGACGGTACTTTTGATGCATTATGGTGTATCGACTCTGTCATACATATTCCGAATCGATTGGCCCTGCTGCGAGAATGGTATCGGTTATTGAAGCCAGGTGGACGGTTCCTGTATACCGATCCTACCTTAGTGACGGGTATACTCAGCAAAGATGAGATAGTGTTACGTGGTATGCCAGGTTATTTCCTCTATACTCCGCTCGGATTGAACGAACGTCTCATTGAGGAAGCGGGTCTTTGCCTCGAAATGCAGGCAGACCTTACACAAAGCGTTGTTGAGCTTAGCGAACGCTGGCATGCCGCACGCGAGAAGCGCAGGGCACAACTCACTGCAATTGAAGGTGAAGAAGCATTCGAGCGTATGCAGAATTTCTTGTCCACCACTCAGTTAATCTCAATTGAACGAAGACTCTCGCGTTCGGCCTTCGTTGGTTATCGTCCGTAA
- a CDS encoding AMP-binding protein: MKKTIFELSRSQQAVFKMEAFHLTGCPFYLGVAVRLNGSIPLDGLVRAAETVRDSMDIFHIGFETDDVAMSDLATHWHGIRRLTSHSEVIQVDFSNYPDSKQAFESWSDRQMLIKEDLSLTPVRIFAVHFQQGQTGWFIKAHHAAMDGEGFSVLIEHLMKALEKEEPNTEPLLFSVHAEGEQNYENSRRRQRDEIYWRSIFSDSLINGQESDGPESSHANKISCRYPMGDYRTLTPRSKRVHYKLSKTHNDTLRQFKKSGGSIFRLFFAAVAYTQMVIEDGNGALLQAPMLNRWSSEEKRSAAMAVAPVLIPVFRETGEGVVDCYHALKQRLQKAVAHSRYAPGARWSEFASQDWKRITPAFGVSYQTGIFRKEVLGAEVSIEHMQAVEALFATIHIHDRFEEGDFKLEGDFRRIWSLEQCHEFLRIVTDYAMEAAFAILKQQEAEQQKAEQQETEQKPLIKNRQDTDSWKASSTTPIGVHLYHAFECYADNLLFKQAADVVTYRQGLQWINPFRLKLRDRFNGHDTHGPVFIVGRRTPEITLAYLACLIENITVVPACPTMPVARLSAIARNSGASLCIYTEADSSIAERLNLPLLSISLGKADLGKTDLDKTGFEIASSSENGTEPTHDNPAYILYTSGSTGEPKGVVISPVALANYALAAKEAYAAETPFNAPLFTSFGFDLTQTTLLVPVLSGGFIQAHEQDIRDNPELLQILLADESLTGVKCTPSHLSLMIENSPARSNPLTFIVGGESLSTSLVKKALSYFPAGSKVINEYGPTETTVGCCICSVSGEESDLDGNDKINTAVMPIGQALGKAEMAVKDSWGQTMPRGFKGEIWIGGPVLADGYLNNAVQTTEKFVHSVDGLSRWYRTGDLGLQDEQGVFHCLGRIDDEFKVRGYRIHPAEIEKAVEDVLVSLDGNDNDSWKLKALKLVVDERDGVEKYETIVLCSSQPIPHDDPEFQRRLKAKLPDAWMPTLYCAVQPWPINANGKVDTAALAVAAKAKLMESGSSLFSLVNELGQKVAGSYQLPVWLNEEFLKPIWPQSVDFTTSFLEQGGDSIKAIRLVALLTREGIRISASELLTLNSLGSVLEKACIAQLEKDTTDSVISEKTEANWVRHLPSISWFRQQGFKYSNRLQQGMVLELKPALCAEEINAAISVVKARHRIFSLRANQALTEFYFEPSKPDSDTLTEGETLVPGEQLADRLNQLQSRVSLETQPSVHTVVFDAVSQKNYLIWVCHHLICDVHSWIFLLDELDQAIRQIGSRHDTAKEATEEQGAFLWGKWLSEHVSGTDSAPCGDTTHYPAAVPVTLALSICSRDFKSIEQRFKAERSQLIVAALMEVMQDNGILPSQPVVLLENHGRLFSEAGIPTAWNAEMASAVGWFTGFNQLTLDVPVEPSAPCSQTAFLRILKSGLSEDKQSWEAQLGLNNTGKRPLICINDIGFGLDGSRTWSHFSLDQTLSGGFRHPDEKSTADFDILIRDCLESGDVLVELQLGMPDADSDKAHHYLAQLNEKLLAWCDSQNDVSRDPQVEHHLEQPLIPADFPLCQLAQSEFDCLIKGVNAVSDNNYLEELLEATPQANGLLFHALKDGNSAYHIGVAFSVKVDADEKTLLEVWQQIQQSQPALRSIFVWEGIRIPHQIIYALPRIPFEYVRVDAITPHLSCRQRCLDWLAHSKATPFELNKEVFRLVGFHDVNAGTLSLAFSFHHILMDGWSSSLLISLWLQGLRQQKIVPLDARNYSQQLWQGLSSEALIHSREYWQDVFQHLPNGEVSATTKLLAEPLFRADEQDEVARKTNERLCVNSLWREERKVAIESLCHRAGVTPASFIYLCWALTLAKFTFQKTIALGCTFSGRGRALTQGVDRQPLGLFINTVPLILTLEGQWNTEVALRSVFQALQQAQQYEKTPPLLIREEAGINDELYDSIVVFDNYPIDASLKDAGSGAFLTDLYSEETTHFGLTLTVSGMEQWRVELSTGEMFKGALDSVKTAFNAFESLAEDLISNTTDTLIEDLFLKLNAKEPEETSLSMGEINEYIPDINSRLQEIYQRLDGYPQEISLIDGQHKISNHELLKAMSAVQERLRLSGFIPGDRVAVHLEKGVLSTQAILAILFSGGSYCYINPKDPLQRKKKLLDLANCNIVLSGTAFNQELGAGTNYLLLDIEENILQPAEEQPIVWLNRQPEDEFYFIFTSGTTGTPKGISIRNESVANLLDWFIQETALTAADRVLGLTDLNFDPSVEDLFASFVVGATLIYPSPDVLLERQAFINVVQSESITLINFIPGAISQLIQDAPFFPSMRLWIFGGEELPKRLRDDLLRQGYAVSNHYGPSETTVDCLSAKQSLATGVAVGWPIQNVIAYCADIFGKPLPANVRGELWVGGRAVARGYTTNPVETAKYFVKPKYLAQYSQHPFYRTGDMVTFSAETGFRYLGRIDDQIKVNGVRIEPRELERVVETLDTVKASCLLPATTSKGKRQWHLFVDSTEQPALLEPRVREHIRRNFPDTWLPSLIVVVDGFKRTITGKIDRQSLQEHAAQKLLAKPVEDHLLLADPAAVKVRAIWQEVLENERVGTETNFFEAGGNSIKIITLQSLLQQAFNREIRVITLFEHPTIASFTNWIKQGQLSCGQVSETELTSTSDKVSSQAHLQRSFQSGKSRLADRRRKSTGN, translated from the coding sequence ATGAAGAAGACGATTTTTGAGTTGTCAAGATCACAGCAAGCTGTTTTCAAAATGGAAGCGTTTCATCTGACTGGCTGTCCGTTTTATTTGGGTGTTGCAGTGCGTTTAAATGGCAGTATTCCTCTGGATGGGCTCGTGCGGGCAGCCGAAACCGTCCGGGACTCAATGGATATATTTCACATCGGTTTTGAGACTGATGATGTGGCAATGAGTGACTTGGCAACACATTGGCATGGTATCCGCCGGCTCACCTCCCATTCTGAAGTAATCCAAGTCGATTTCAGCAACTACCCGGACTCTAAACAGGCTTTTGAGAGTTGGTCAGATCGCCAAATGTTGATAAAAGAAGATTTGTCATTGACGCCGGTGCGGATTTTTGCCGTGCATTTTCAACAGGGGCAAACAGGATGGTTTATTAAGGCGCATCATGCCGCGATGGATGGTGAGGGGTTTTCAGTACTGATAGAACATCTGATGAAGGCTCTGGAGAAAGAAGAGCCGAATACAGAACCACTTTTATTTTCAGTTCATGCAGAGGGAGAACAAAATTATGAAAACTCCCGGCGCAGGCAAAGAGATGAAATATATTGGCGGAGTATTTTTAGTGACAGCCTGATTAACGGGCAGGAATCTGATGGGCCGGAATCATCTCATGCCAACAAAATATCCTGTCGTTACCCGATGGGTGATTATCGTACCTTAACGCCCCGATCCAAGCGTGTACATTATAAACTGAGCAAAACACACAACGATACTTTGCGTCAGTTCAAAAAATCGGGTGGCTCCATTTTCAGATTGTTTTTTGCGGCTGTTGCCTATACGCAAATGGTCATTGAAGATGGTAATGGGGCTTTATTACAAGCGCCTATGCTCAATCGTTGGAGTAGTGAAGAGAAACGTTCTGCCGCGATGGCAGTGGCGCCCGTTTTAATTCCCGTGTTTCGTGAAACGGGTGAAGGCGTGGTGGATTGCTATCATGCTCTCAAACAACGTTTGCAAAAAGCTGTCGCGCATTCACGTTATGCGCCAGGTGCCCGCTGGAGCGAGTTTGCGTCACAGGATTGGAAGAGGATCACTCCCGCTTTTGGGGTTTCTTACCAAACCGGTATATTTCGGAAAGAGGTTTTAGGCGCAGAAGTATCGATTGAACACATGCAGGCGGTAGAGGCACTTTTTGCGACAATCCATATCCACGATCGCTTTGAAGAAGGGGATTTTAAGCTTGAAGGCGATTTCCGCAGGATATGGTCATTAGAACAGTGTCACGAATTTTTACGAATAGTCACTGACTATGCAATGGAAGCTGCTTTCGCCATATTAAAACAACAAGAAGCAGAACAACAAAAAGCAGAACAACAAGAAACGGAACAGAAACCACTCATTAAAAACAGGCAAGACACCGATTCCTGGAAAGCGTCTTCGACAACGCCGATTGGTGTTCATTTATACCATGCGTTTGAGTGTTATGCTGATAACCTGTTATTCAAACAGGCGGCTGATGTTGTGACCTATCGTCAGGGTTTGCAATGGATTAACCCGTTCAGGCTCAAGTTGCGTGATAGGTTCAATGGGCATGATACACACGGCCCGGTCTTCATTGTGGGAAGGCGTACCCCTGAAATTACCCTCGCTTATCTGGCATGTCTGATTGAAAATATTACCGTGGTTCCTGCTTGCCCTACTATGCCTGTTGCCCGATTATCGGCTATTGCCCGTAATTCCGGGGCATCTCTTTGCATTTATACCGAGGCTGACAGCAGCATTGCAGAAAGGCTGAATTTACCTTTGTTGTCCATTTCTTTGGGTAAAGCAGATTTGGGTAAAACAGATTTAGATAAAACAGGGTTTGAAATTGCATCAAGTTCAGAAAATGGAACAGAACCCACCCACGATAATCCGGCTTATATCCTGTATACCTCTGGTTCGACGGGAGAGCCTAAAGGCGTGGTGATTTCTCCGGTTGCTCTGGCAAACTATGCCCTCGCGGCGAAGGAAGCTTATGCTGCCGAAACCCCCTTTAACGCGCCTTTATTTACCTCCTTTGGTTTCGATTTAACACAAACAACGCTGCTGGTGCCTGTTTTATCCGGTGGTTTTATTCAGGCTCATGAACAAGATATTCGTGATAATCCTGAACTGCTGCAAATCCTGCTCGCTGATGAGTCATTAACCGGCGTTAAATGCACGCCTTCACATCTTTCATTAATGATTGAAAACAGCCCTGCGCGGAGTAATCCGTTAACGTTTATTGTCGGCGGAGAAAGTTTATCCACCTCTTTGGTGAAAAAAGCCCTGAGTTATTTTCCGGCGGGCAGCAAAGTGATTAATGAATATGGGCCAACAGAAACAACCGTGGGATGCTGTATCTGTTCAGTCAGCGGGGAAGAAAGCGATCTTGACGGAAACGATAAAATAAACACGGCGGTGATGCCGATTGGTCAGGCACTGGGCAAAGCAGAGATGGCGGTCAAAGATTCGTGGGGGCAAACGATGCCCCGTGGATTTAAAGGCGAAATCTGGATTGGAGGCCCTGTACTGGCGGATGGATATCTCAATAATGCTGTCCAGACAACTGAAAAATTTGTGCACAGTGTTGATGGCTTGAGTCGTTGGTACCGCACCGGTGACTTGGGGTTACAGGATGAACAAGGTGTATTCCATTGTCTTGGGCGCATTGATGATGAATTTAAGGTACGTGGTTATCGGATTCATCCGGCGGAAATAGAAAAAGCGGTAGAGGATGTACTGGTCAGTCTTGATGGGAACGATAATGACAGTTGGAAGCTGAAAGCACTGAAACTGGTCGTTGATGAAAGGGACGGCGTTGAAAAATATGAAACCATTGTTTTATGCAGTAGCCAACCTATACCCCATGACGATCCTGAATTTCAACGTCGTCTGAAAGCAAAACTCCCTGATGCCTGGATGCCAACGTTGTATTGTGCTGTACAACCCTGGCCGATTAATGCCAATGGTAAAGTTGATACAGCCGCCTTAGCTGTTGCGGCTAAAGCAAAATTGATGGAAAGCGGTTCTTCCTTATTCAGTTTGGTTAATGAACTAGGCCAGAAAGTCGCGGGCAGCTATCAGCTTCCTGTCTGGTTAAATGAAGAGTTTCTCAAACCTATCTGGCCACAATCCGTTGATTTCACTACTTCGTTTTTGGAACAGGGAGGCGACTCGATCAAAGCCATCAGGCTCGTCGCACTGTTAACCCGAGAGGGTATCCGAATTAGTGCCAGTGAACTGTTGACGTTGAATTCTTTAGGTTCTGTACTTGAAAAGGCCTGTATTGCGCAGTTGGAAAAAGACACTACTGATTCGGTAATATCAGAAAAAACAGAAGCGAACTGGGTCAGGCACTTACCCAGCATCAGTTGGTTCCGCCAACAAGGTTTCAAATATAGCAATCGGTTGCAACAGGGAATGGTACTCGAATTGAAACCTGCCCTCTGCGCTGAGGAAATAAATGCTGCTATTTCAGTGGTTAAAGCCAGGCATAGAATTTTTTCCCTGAGAGCAAACCAAGCGTTGACTGAATTCTATTTCGAACCGTCAAAACCTGACAGTGATACGTTGACAGAAGGTGAAACGCTGGTACCCGGTGAACAACTTGCAGACCGGCTGAATCAACTGCAAAGTCGGGTGAGTCTGGAGACGCAACCCAGTGTACACACAGTCGTATTTGATGCCGTTTCACAAAAAAATTATCTGATTTGGGTCTGTCATCATCTTATTTGTGATGTGCATTCATGGATTTTCTTATTGGATGAACTGGATCAAGCCATCCGTCAAATTGGATCCCGGCACGATACAGCGAAAGAAGCAACCGAAGAACAAGGTGCTTTCCTGTGGGGTAAATGGTTAAGCGAACATGTCTCTGGTACGGACAGTGCGCCATGCGGTGACACCACTCATTACCCTGCGGCTGTGCCTGTGACATTGGCATTGTCAATTTGTAGCCGTGATTTTAAGTCGATTGAACAGCGTTTTAAGGCTGAACGTTCACAATTGATTGTGGCTGCTTTGATGGAGGTTATGCAGGATAACGGAATATTGCCTTCACAGCCTGTCGTCTTGTTAGAAAATCACGGCCGCCTATTCTCTGAAGCCGGAATACCGACTGCCTGGAACGCTGAAATGGCCAGTGCGGTGGGTTGGTTTACCGGTTTTAATCAGTTAACGCTTGATGTGCCTGTAGAACCATCAGCACCCTGTTCCCAAACTGCTTTTTTACGGATCTTAAAGTCGGGCCTGTCTGAAGATAAGCAGAGCTGGGAAGCGCAACTCGGTCTGAATAACACCGGAAAACGGCCATTGATTTGCATTAACGATATTGGTTTCGGGTTAGATGGAAGCAGAACGTGGAGCCATTTTAGTTTGGATCAAACGTTGTCGGGTGGTTTCCGACATCCGGATGAAAAGAGTACGGCTGACTTTGACATCCTGATCCGTGATTGTCTTGAGTCCGGCGATGTATTGGTTGAATTGCAGTTGGGTATGCCTGACGCTGACAGCGATAAGGCTCATCATTACTTGGCACAATTGAACGAAAAACTATTGGCTTGGTGTGATAGCCAAAATGATGTATCGAGAGATCCACAAGTTGAACATCATTTGGAACAACCTTTGATCCCTGCCGATTTTCCGCTTTGTCAGCTCGCTCAGTCGGAATTTGATTGTCTCATTAAAGGCGTTAATGCGGTATCCGACAATAATTATCTTGAAGAATTGCTGGAAGCAACACCTCAGGCGAATGGGTTATTGTTCCACGCTTTAAAAGATGGAAATAGCGCTTATCACATTGGCGTGGCATTCAGTGTAAAGGTGGATGCCGATGAAAAAACGCTGCTTGAGGTATGGCAGCAGATACAGCAGTCACAACCGGCTTTAAGGTCAATTTTTGTCTGGGAAGGTATTCGTATTCCCCATCAGATTATCTATGCTTTGCCTCGCATACCATTCGAGTATGTTCGTGTTGACGCGATAACTCCACATTTGTCATGCAGACAGCGTTGCCTTGATTGGCTGGCACACTCCAAGGCCACACCGTTTGAATTGAATAAAGAAGTCTTTCGTCTTGTCGGATTCCATGATGTCAATGCGGGCACGTTAAGTCTGGCTTTCTCTTTCCACCATATTCTGATGGATGGCTGGAGCAGTTCATTGTTGATTTCTCTGTGGTTACAGGGATTGCGTCAGCAAAAGATTGTGCCCTTGGATGCACGGAATTATTCACAACAACTTTGGCAAGGCTTAAGTTCGGAAGCGTTGATACACAGCCGTGAATACTGGCAGGATGTTTTTCAGCATCTGCCCAACGGGGAAGTTTCTGCAACAACAAAATTACTGGCAGAACCTTTATTCCGGGCTGATGAACAGGATGAAGTTGCAAGAAAAACCAATGAAAGACTCTGTGTAAACAGTTTATGGCGCGAGGAGCGTAAAGTCGCGATCGAGTCACTTTGCCATCGTGCGGGTGTGACACCGGCCAGTTTCATTTACCTGTGTTGGGCCTTGACACTGGCTAAGTTCACATTCCAGAAAACGATTGCGTTGGGATGTACGTTCTCCGGCAGAGGCAGGGCTTTGACACAAGGTGTTGATCGTCAGCCTTTAGGCTTATTTATTAATACCGTTCCCCTTATCCTGACGCTTGAAGGCCAGTGGAATACAGAAGTCGCTTTGCGTTCCGTTTTCCAGGCTTTACAACAGGCGCAACAATATGAAAAAACGCCGCCTTTGTTAATCCGGGAGGAAGCGGGGATAAATGATGAACTGTATGATTCCATTGTTGTTTTTGATAACTATCCGATTGATGCGTCATTGAAAGATGCTGGTTCTGGTGCATTCCTGACGGATTTATACAGTGAAGAAACGACGCATTTTGGTTTGACGTTAACTGTGTCCGGCATGGAACAATGGCGGGTGGAATTAAGTACCGGAGAGATGTTTAAGGGTGCGTTGGACTCAGTAAAAACAGCGTTTAATGCCTTTGAATCTTTGGCAGAAGATCTGATTAGCAACACGACGGATACACTGATTGAAGATCTCTTTTTAAAGCTGAATGCAAAAGAGCCGGAAGAAACCTCGTTAAGCATGGGAGAGATCAATGAATACATCCCGGATATTAATTCGCGGCTGCAAGAAATCTATCAACGCCTTGACGGGTATCCTCAGGAAATCAGTTTGATCGATGGCCAGCATAAAATCAGTAATCATGAATTACTGAAGGCGATGAGTGCGGTACAGGAACGATTACGTTTATCTGGCTTTATTCCCGGCGATCGAGTGGCTGTTCATCTCGAGAAGGGCGTGTTATCGACTCAGGCCATACTGGCGATCTTGTTCAGCGGTGGCAGTTATTGCTATATCAATCCGAAAGATCCTTTGCAACGCAAGAAAAAATTGCTGGACTTGGCGAATTGCAACATTGTTTTGTCTGGGACTGCGTTTAATCAGGAACTTGGTGCAGGGACAAATTATTTATTGCTGGATATTGAGGAAAATATTTTACAGCCAGCCGAAGAGCAGCCCATTGTCTGGCTTAACCGACAACCTGAAGATGAATTCTATTTTATTTTCACCTCAGGAACGACGGGAACGCCGAAGGGAATTTCGATTCGCAATGAGTCAGTGGCTAACTTGTTGGATTGGTTTATTCAAGAAACCGCGCTGACCGCGGCTGACAGAGTGCTTGGGCTGACGGATTTGAATTTCGATCCCAGCGTAGAGGATTTGTTTGCCAGTTTTGTGGTTGGTGCGACGTTAATTTATCCCTCTCCCGATGTATTACTGGAAAGACAAGCATTCATTAACGTGGTGCAATCTGAATCCATCACCTTAATCAACTTTATCCCCGGTGCTATTTCGCAGCTCATTCAGGACGCTCCTTTCTTCCCGTCCATGAGATTGTGGATATTTGGGGGTGAAGAATTACCTAAACGCCTTCGGGATGATTTGCTGCGACAAGGATATGCGGTGAGCAACCATTATGGCCCGAGTGAGACAACGGTGGATTGCCTGAGTGCCAAACAATCCCTGGCGACGGGAGTTGCCGTTGGATGGCCAATTCAAAATGTTATCGCTTACTGTGCTGATATCTTTGGCAAGCCATTGCCTGCCAATGTCCGGGGTGAACTTTGGGTGGGAGGCAGGGCGGTTGCCCGTGGCTACACGACTAATCCCGTTGAAACCGCCAAGTATTTTGTTAAGCCGAAATACTTAGCGCAGTACAGCCAGCATCCTTTTTATCGTACCGGCGATATGGTGACTTTTTCCGCTGAAACAGGTTTTCGCTATCTGGGACGAATTGATGATCAGATAAAAGTAAACGGTGTCCGCATAGAGCCTCGTGAGTTAGAGCGGGTAGTTGAGACATTGGACACGGTGAAAGCAAGCTGTTTATTGCCGGCAACGACATCGAAAGGCAAACGTCAATGGCATCTTTTTGTCGATAGTACGGAACAACCTGCATTGCTGGAACCCCGGGTGAGAGAACATATCCGGCGTAACTTCCCGGATACCTGGCTTCCTTCACTGATTGTGGTTGTCGATGGGTTTAAACGCACCATTACCGGTAAGATTGATCGTCAGAGTTTACAGGAACATGCGGCACAAAAATTGCTGGCAAAACCCGTTGAAGATCACCTGTTGTTGGCCGATCCGGCGGCGGTAAAAGTGCGGGCAATCTGGCAGGAAGTCCTTGAAAATGAAAGGGTGGGGACGGAAACGAATTTCTTTGAAGCCGGTGGCAACTCGATAAAGATAATTACATTGCAATCCCTGTTGCAGCAGGCATTCAATCGTGAAATTCGGGTCATCACCTTATTTGAACATCCGACGATTGCTTCCTTTACAAACTGGATTAAACAGGGCCAATTGTCATGTGGACAGGTGAGTGAAACGGAATTGACATCCACATCGGATAAAGTGTCTTCCCAGGCACATTTACAGCGCTCGTTCCAGTCAGGCAAAAGCAGATTAGCGGACAGACGACGCAAATCCACAGGGAATTAA